In Actinomadura luzonensis, a single window of DNA contains:
- a CDS encoding dienelactone hydrolase family protein gives MFRGLAAVAEAQLGVYPAPTPALRRAVREAIGVLDLRAADVHVERAWTDGDLAGEELSWDVGFGPRTHAFLLRPRAATGPLPGVVALHCHASMKWAGKEKIADAPEGPTPEVARLRAAIYGGRAFANALARRGFVVLAHDVFAWGSRRLPLDLPPGEESEADRYDAAARAHEHVLAKHCAVLGTSFAGVVAAEDLAAAAYLRSRPDVARVGCAGLSGGGLRAALLGAFDERVDAVVVAAMATSYRDLLDGHVARHTWMFYPPGLPRLADYPDLVAARAPAPLMVQYATRDELFPAAGMRRAHETIAARYRDAPEAYEAVFADVPHSFDVPMQERAFDWLARHLGG, from the coding sequence GTGTTCCGGGGGTTGGCCGCGGTGGCGGAGGCGCAGCTGGGCGTCTATCCCGCGCCCACCCCGGCCCTGCGCCGGGCGGTCAGGGAAGCCATCGGCGTCCTGGACCTCCGGGCCGCCGACGTCCACGTGGAGCGCGCCTGGACCGACGGCGACCTGGCCGGCGAGGAGCTGTCCTGGGACGTGGGTTTCGGCCCCCGCACGCACGCCTTCCTCCTCAGGCCCCGCGCCGCCACCGGGCCCCTCCCCGGCGTGGTGGCGCTGCACTGCCACGCCTCGATGAAGTGGGCGGGCAAGGAGAAGATCGCCGACGCCCCGGAGGGCCCCACGCCGGAGGTGGCGCGGCTGCGCGCCGCCATCTACGGCGGCCGGGCTTTCGCCAACGCCCTGGCCAGGCGCGGCTTCGTGGTGCTCGCGCACGACGTGTTCGCCTGGGGCAGCCGCCGCCTGCCGCTGGACCTGCCGCCGGGCGAGGAGAGCGAGGCCGACCGCTACGACGCGGCCGCCCGCGCCCACGAGCACGTGCTGGCCAAGCACTGCGCCGTGCTCGGCACCTCGTTCGCCGGCGTGGTCGCGGCCGAGGACCTGGCGGCTGCGGCGTACCTGCGCTCGCGTCCGGACGTGGCCCGGGTGGGCTGCGCGGGCCTGTCGGGCGGCGGACTGCGCGCGGCGCTGCTGGGCGCGTTCGACGAGCGGGTGGACGCCGTCGTGGTGGCCGCCATGGCCACCAGCTACCGGGACCTGCTGGACGGCCACGTCGCCCGGCACACCTGGATGTTCTACCCGCCGGGCCTGCCGCGCCTGGCCGACTACCCGGACCTGGTGGCGGCCCGCGCCCCCGCCCCCCTCATGGTCCAGTACGCCACCCGCGACGAGCTCTTCCCCGCCGCGGGCATGCGCCGCGCCCACGAGACGATCGCCGCCCGCTACCGGGACGCCCCGGAGGCGTACGAGGCGGTCTTCGCCGACGTGCCGCACAGCTTCGACGTGCCCATGCAGGAGCGGGCCTTCGACTGGCTGGCGCGCCACCTCGGCGGCTGA
- a CDS encoding Gfo/Idh/MocA family protein, with protein MKYAFVGLGHRAQMYVDALLGEWRDAGTIVALCDTNRTRMDYYVQRIGQEVPCFAPAEFGKVLELADAVIVTTVDAAHARYVCAALDAGRDVIVEKPLTVDAEGCAAIAAAAERSSGRLIVTFNYRYSPRNSAVRRLLMDGAVGEVTSVHFEWMLDTIHGADYFRRWHRQRANSGGLLVHKSTHHFDLVNWWLGAAPELVFAQTDLRFYGAENARARGLGERPERGQGAPGLGTDPFILDISADPRLQRLYLDAEHEDGYIRDQDVFGEGIDIDDNMSVLVRYANRAVLTYSLHAHAPWEGYRVAFNGTAGRLELDVVEREWTPPHAAIDPSAAAKEHATGSSERLLLRRHWREPEEIPIETGGGGHGGGDRLLLDDVFRGPGNDPLARQAGYRDGIRSVLTGVAATLSAASGTPVRLTHDGTRVA; from the coding sequence ATGAAGTACGCGTTCGTCGGGCTCGGGCACCGCGCGCAGATGTACGTCGACGCGCTGCTCGGGGAGTGGCGCGACGCCGGCACCATCGTCGCCCTGTGCGACACCAACCGCACCCGCATGGACTACTACGTCCAGCGGATCGGCCAGGAGGTGCCCTGCTTCGCGCCCGCTGAGTTCGGCAAGGTGCTCGAGCTCGCCGACGCGGTCATCGTCACGACCGTCGACGCCGCGCACGCCCGCTACGTGTGCGCGGCGCTCGACGCCGGCCGCGACGTCATCGTGGAGAAGCCGCTCACCGTGGACGCCGAGGGCTGCGCGGCCATCGCCGCCGCCGCCGAGCGCAGCAGCGGCCGGCTGATCGTCACCTTCAACTACCGGTACTCGCCGCGCAACTCGGCGGTGCGCCGGCTGCTCATGGACGGCGCCGTCGGCGAGGTGACCTCCGTGCACTTCGAGTGGATGCTCGACACCATCCACGGCGCCGACTACTTCCGCCGCTGGCACCGGCAGCGCGCCAACTCCGGCGGGCTGCTCGTGCACAAGTCCACCCACCACTTCGACCTCGTCAACTGGTGGCTCGGAGCCGCGCCCGAGCTCGTCTTCGCCCAGACCGACCTGCGCTTCTACGGCGCCGAGAACGCCCGGGCGCGCGGCCTGGGCGAGCGTCCCGAACGCGGGCAGGGCGCCCCCGGGCTCGGCACGGACCCGTTCATCCTGGACATCTCCGCCGACCCCCGGCTCCAGCGGCTCTACCTGGACGCCGAGCACGAGGACGGCTACATCCGCGACCAGGACGTCTTCGGGGAGGGCATCGACATCGACGACAACATGTCGGTGCTGGTGCGCTACGCCAACCGGGCGGTGCTCACGTACTCGCTGCACGCCCACGCGCCGTGGGAGGGCTACCGGGTCGCCTTCAACGGCACGGCCGGGCGGCTGGAGCTGGACGTCGTCGAGCGGGAGTGGACGCCGCCGCACGCCGCCATCGACCCGAGCGCGGCCGCCAAGGAGCACGCCACCGGGTCGTCGGAGCGGCTGCTGCTGCGGCGGCACTGGCGCGAGCCCGAGGAGATCCCCATCGAGACCGGGGGCGGCGGGCACGGCGGCGGCGACCGGCTCCTGCTCGACGACGTCTTCCGCGGGCCCGGCAACGACCCCCTGGCCCGCCAGGCCGGCTACCGGGACGGGATCCGCAGCGTCCTGACGGGCGTGGCCGCCACCCTGTCCGCCGCCTCCGGCACCCCGGTCCGCCTCACCCACGACGGCACCCGTGTCGCCTGA
- a CDS encoding extracellular solute-binding protein — translation MSSGKKMWSAALLATAVLAVTAACGSGGSGGESADGKIKLRFSYWGSDARQKMTEEAIKKFEAKNPNIDVEGEFSDFASYYETLSTKVAGSSAPDVITLEIRGLREYADRGTLADLASKVNTADIDAKVLSTGAIDGKQYAIPTGVNAFSLIVNPASVESAGQKLPDDTKWTWDDFVQFASKITSGSGGKMTGTQLSWNPAYLQIYAAQKGEPFYNGNKLGLSPQTIKDWWGIMQNLIKTKGAPDAAKSSEIGATSIDQSLLGTNTGAMGMWWSNQLGAAAKASGQKLELLRMPKLQGASTGGMFLQPAMFYTASSKSEHAAEAAKFIDFMINDPEAGAIILSDRGLPASSKVLAAVKDKLPDADKLTLDFLDKTRGEMSDPPAAPPKGASAMEDILTRYSEEVMFGRMTPDDAAQKFITEANASIAG, via the coding sequence GTGAGCTCTGGCAAGAAGATGTGGTCGGCGGCGCTGCTGGCCACCGCCGTGCTGGCGGTCACCGCGGCGTGCGGCAGCGGCGGCAGCGGCGGGGAGAGCGCCGACGGCAAGATCAAGCTGCGCTTCTCCTACTGGGGCAGCGACGCCCGGCAGAAGATGACCGAGGAGGCCATCAAGAAGTTCGAGGCCAAGAACCCGAACATCGACGTCGAGGGCGAGTTCTCCGACTTCGCCAGCTACTACGAGACGCTCTCCACGAAGGTCGCCGGCAGCTCCGCCCCCGACGTGATCACCCTGGAGATCCGCGGCCTGCGCGAGTACGCCGACCGCGGCACGCTGGCCGACCTGGCCAGCAAGGTCAACACGGCCGACATCGACGCCAAGGTCCTGTCCACCGGCGCCATCGACGGCAAGCAGTACGCCATCCCCACCGGCGTGAACGCGTTCTCGCTGATCGTCAACCCGGCCTCGGTCGAGAGCGCGGGCCAGAAGCTGCCCGACGACACCAAGTGGACGTGGGACGACTTCGTGCAGTTCGCCTCGAAGATCACCTCGGGCAGCGGCGGCAAGATGACCGGCACCCAGCTCAGCTGGAACCCGGCCTACCTCCAGATCTACGCCGCGCAGAAGGGCGAGCCCTTCTACAACGGCAACAAGCTCGGCCTGTCCCCCCAGACCATCAAGGACTGGTGGGGCATCATGCAGAACCTCATCAAGACCAAGGGCGCCCCCGACGCGGCCAAGAGCTCCGAGATCGGCGCCACCAGCATCGACCAGTCGCTGCTCGGCACCAACACCGGCGCGATGGGCATGTGGTGGAGCAACCAGCTCGGCGCCGCCGCCAAGGCCAGCGGCCAGAAGCTGGAGCTGCTGCGCATGCCGAAGCTCCAGGGCGCGTCCACGGGCGGCATGTTCCTGCAGCCGGCCATGTTCTACACCGCCTCCTCGAAGTCGGAGCACGCGGCCGAGGCGGCCAAGTTCATCGACTTCATGATCAACGACCCGGAGGCGGGCGCGATCATCCTCAGCGACCGCGGCCTGCCGGCCAGCTCCAAGGTGCTGGCGGCGGTCAAGGACAAGCTGCCGGACGCCGACAAGCTGACGCTCGACTTCCTCGACAAGACCCGCGGTGAGATGTCCGACCCGCCGGCCGCACCGCCGAAGGGCGCCAGCGCCATGGAGGACATCCTCACCCGGTACTCCGAGGAGGTCATGTTCGGCCGCATGACGCCCGACGACGCCGCGCAGAAGTTCATCACCGAGGCCAACGCCTCCATCGCCGGTTAA
- a CDS encoding carbohydrate ABC transporter permease — protein MATTSRRPAPALFRPFKGGRLAKHVLLIGFGLVMLYPLLWMISSSLKPEELIFREPGLWPSQVTLENYTEGWYALKHPFGYYLWNSAVITALSVVANLVACSLAAYAFARLNFPLKKLWFAIMLGGIMLPHHVVIVPQYIMFSELGLINTIWPLVMPKVLATDAFFVFLMVQFIRTLPRELDEAAEIDGAGYWRIYLRVVMPLCLPALATTAIFTFIWTWNDFLSQLLYLNNPDNFTVTVALRTFLDASSDSSWGPMFAMSIVALGPIFGFFLVGQKYLIRGVATTGLK, from the coding sequence ATGGCGACGACAAGTAGGCGGCCCGCTCCGGCGCTGTTCCGCCCCTTCAAGGGCGGCCGGCTGGCCAAGCACGTGCTGCTGATCGGCTTCGGCCTGGTCATGCTGTACCCGCTGCTCTGGATGATCTCCAGCTCGCTCAAGCCGGAGGAGCTGATCTTCCGGGAGCCGGGGCTGTGGCCGAGCCAGGTCACCCTGGAGAACTACACCGAGGGCTGGTACGCGCTCAAGCACCCCTTCGGCTACTACCTGTGGAACTCCGCCGTGATCACCGCCCTGTCGGTGGTGGCGAACCTGGTGGCCTGCTCGCTGGCCGCCTACGCCTTCGCCCGGCTGAACTTCCCGCTGAAGAAGCTCTGGTTCGCCATCATGCTCGGCGGCATCATGCTGCCGCACCACGTGGTCATCGTGCCGCAGTACATCATGTTCTCCGAGCTCGGCCTGATCAACACCATCTGGCCACTGGTGATGCCCAAGGTGCTGGCGACGGACGCGTTCTTCGTCTTCCTGATGGTGCAGTTCATCCGTACACTGCCCAGGGAACTGGACGAGGCGGCCGAGATCGATGGGGCGGGATACTGGCGGATCTACCTTCGGGTCGTCATGCCCCTCTGCCTGCCCGCGCTCGCGACCACCGCGATCTTCACGTTCATCTGGACGTGGAACGACTTCCTCAGCCAGCTCCTTTACCTCAACAACCCGGACAACTTCACTGTCACGGTGGCGCTGCGCACGTTCCTCGACGCCAGCAGCGACTCCTCTTGGGGGCCCATGTTCGCCATGTCGATCGTCGCGCTGGGGCCGATCTTCGGCTTCTTCCTGGTCGGGCAGAAGTACCTGATCCGCGGCGTCGCCACCACCGGCCTGAAGTAG
- a CDS encoding carbohydrate ABC transporter permease: MADSVAVKPRKAAIPPAQGGHRSTKRSRREARAAYLFLAPWFVGLLVITIGPIFASLYLSFTDYSLLESAKWVGFDNYVTMFTEDPRFIASLKVTTIYVVVSVPLQLAFALALALVLDRGLRGLSFYRSIFYLPSLLGGSVAIAILWRKVFGADGLVNAVLAIFGIQGPGWVGDPDTALSTLILLHVWTFGAPMIIFLAGLRQIPSSYYEAAAVDGAGALRQFRSITMPLLTPIIFFNLVLEVIKSFQSFTQAFIVSGGKGGPADSTLFYTLYLYLKGFKSYDMGYAAAMAWVLLVIIAALTGINFLASKYWVFYGDDK; this comes from the coding sequence ATGGCTGACTCGGTGGCGGTGAAGCCCAGGAAAGCGGCGATCCCACCCGCGCAGGGCGGTCACCGCTCCACGAAACGTTCCCGCCGCGAGGCCCGGGCCGCCTACCTCTTCCTGGCGCCCTGGTTCGTCGGCCTGCTCGTCATCACGATCGGCCCGATCTTCGCCTCGCTCTACCTGTCCTTCACCGACTACAGCCTCCTGGAGTCGGCCAAGTGGGTCGGCTTCGACAACTACGTCACGATGTTCACCGAGGACCCGAGGTTCATCGCCTCCCTCAAGGTGACCACGATCTACGTCGTCGTCTCGGTCCCGCTGCAACTGGCCTTCGCCCTCGCGCTGGCCCTGGTGCTCGACCGCGGCCTGCGCGGCCTGTCGTTCTACCGCTCCATCTTCTACCTGCCCTCCCTGCTGGGCGGCAGCGTGGCCATCGCCATCCTCTGGCGCAAGGTGTTCGGCGCGGACGGCCTGGTCAACGCGGTGCTGGCGATCTTCGGCATCCAGGGGCCCGGCTGGGTCGGCGACCCGGACACCGCGCTCAGCACGCTGATCCTCCTGCACGTCTGGACGTTCGGCGCCCCGATGATCATCTTCCTGGCCGGCCTGCGGCAGATCCCCAGCAGCTACTACGAGGCCGCGGCGGTGGACGGCGCGGGCGCCCTCCGGCAGTTCAGGTCGATCACCATGCCGCTGCTGACCCCGATCATCTTCTTCAACCTGGTGCTCGAGGTCATCAAGTCGTTCCAGTCGTTCACGCAGGCGTTCATCGTGAGCGGCGGCAAGGGCGGCCCCGCCGACTCCACCCTGTTCTACACGCTCTACCTCTACCTGAAGGGGTTCAAGAGCTACGACATGGGCTACGCCGCGGCGATGGCGTGGGTCCTGCTGGTCATCATCGCGGCGCTCACCGGGATCAACTTCCTCGCTTCCAAGTATTGGGTCTTCTATGGCGACGACAAGTAG
- a CDS encoding LacI family DNA-binding transcriptional regulator produces the protein MTVTIRDVARASGVHVSTVSRTFSAPHMVNAATRSRVLTVAEELGYRPNRAARALTTGRTHNLGLIVADIANPFFPPLIKAAHAAARQRDYHLFVADTDEEPAAEEELIQAFSKQVDGVVLCSPRSSNKALERLAERVPFVVINRRLRGAATVLMDVGHGARLAVEHLAGLGHRRVALVAGPAGSWTSDEIRAAAGQVPGVELTVIGPNAPTERGGFAAAERVRESGVTGVLAYNDLVAIGLIEGLADLGLEVPGDVSVVGIDDIVPGRLNRPKLTTVAMPTAAAGRLAVDLLIQEVAATTSLETRLVVRDSTAAPR, from the coding sequence GTGACAGTGACGATTCGTGATGTGGCCCGGGCATCCGGCGTGCACGTCTCCACGGTGTCGCGGACGTTCTCCGCCCCCCACATGGTCAACGCCGCCACCCGCAGCAGGGTGCTGACCGTGGCCGAGGAGCTGGGATACCGGCCGAACCGGGCGGCGCGGGCGCTCACGACCGGGCGCACGCACAACCTCGGGCTCATCGTGGCGGACATCGCCAACCCGTTCTTCCCCCCGCTGATCAAGGCCGCGCACGCGGCCGCCCGGCAGCGCGACTACCACCTGTTCGTGGCCGACACCGACGAGGAGCCGGCCGCCGAGGAGGAGCTGATCCAGGCCTTCTCCAAGCAGGTGGACGGCGTGGTGCTGTGCAGCCCGCGCTCGTCCAACAAGGCGCTGGAGCGGCTGGCCGAGCGGGTGCCGTTCGTGGTGATCAACCGTCGGCTGCGCGGCGCGGCCACCGTGCTCATGGACGTCGGCCACGGCGCCAGGCTCGCCGTCGAGCACCTGGCCGGGCTCGGCCACCGCCGGGTGGCCCTGGTCGCCGGCCCGGCGGGCTCGTGGACCAGCGACGAGATCAGGGCCGCCGCCGGCCAGGTGCCCGGCGTCGAGCTGACCGTGATCGGGCCGAACGCGCCGACCGAGCGGGGCGGGTTCGCCGCCGCCGAGCGGGTGCGCGAGTCGGGGGTGACCGGCGTGCTGGCCTACAACGACCTGGTGGCGATCGGGCTCATCGAGGGCCTGGCCGATCTCGGGCTGGAGGTGCCGGGGGACGTCTCCGTCGTGGGGATCGACGATATCGTGCCAGGACGGCTCAACCGCCCGAAGCTCACCACCGTGGCCATGCCGACGGCAGCCGCGGGACGGCTGGCGGTCGATCTGCTCATCCAGGAGGTGGCCGCCACGACGTCGCTGGAGACCCGGCTGGTCGTGCGTGACTCGACCGCAGCGCCACGATAG
- a CDS encoding NAD-dependent epimerase/dehydratase family protein: protein MSRVLVTGSAGRLGRSVVTTLAAAGHEVVGVDTVPGTPAEAAATLPADLTDTGEAFEVIARFRPRSVIHLAAIATPFSRPESVIFKVNTQLAFNVCEASVALGVRNVVIASSPTVIGYGAPGGWAPAYLPIDEDHPVRPWNAYNLSKVAAEQTMKAFAEAGTTRFAAIRPCFVIAPEEWAGAPTQSGHTLTERLDRPELGGVSLFNYVDARDAAELTGVLVEALPELPNGEVFFVGAADALAREPLAELLPRVVPATEPFAAGLTGSSPAFSTTKAERLLGWQAKRSWRTELKEVAE from the coding sequence GTGAGCAGAGTCCTCGTCACCGGAAGCGCAGGACGCCTCGGCCGCAGCGTGGTCACCACGCTCGCGGCGGCCGGGCACGAGGTCGTCGGCGTCGACACCGTCCCGGGAACGCCGGCCGAGGCCGCGGCCACCTTACCGGCAGACCTCACCGACACGGGAGAGGCGTTCGAGGTCATCGCCCGCTTCCGCCCGCGGTCGGTGATCCACCTGGCGGCCATCGCCACGCCGTTCAGCCGCCCGGAGTCGGTGATCTTCAAGGTCAACACGCAGCTCGCGTTCAACGTGTGCGAGGCGTCGGTGGCCCTGGGCGTGCGGAACGTGGTGATCGCCAGCAGCCCCACGGTGATCGGCTACGGGGCGCCCGGCGGGTGGGCGCCCGCGTACCTGCCGATCGACGAGGACCACCCGGTGCGGCCGTGGAACGCCTACAACCTGTCCAAGGTGGCCGCCGAGCAGACCATGAAGGCGTTCGCGGAGGCGGGCACCACCCGCTTCGCCGCGATCCGGCCGTGCTTCGTCATCGCCCCCGAGGAGTGGGCGGGCGCGCCGACCCAGTCGGGCCACACGCTCACCGAGCGGCTGGACCGCCCGGAGCTCGGCGGGGTGTCGCTGTTCAACTACGTCGACGCCCGCGACGCGGCCGAGCTGACCGGGGTGCTCGTCGAGGCGCTGCCCGAGCTGCCGAACGGCGAGGTGTTCTTCGTCGGCGCGGCCGACGCGCTCGCCCGCGAGCCGCTCGCCGAGCTGCTCCCGCGGGTCGTGCCGGCCACCGAGCCGTTCGCGGCCGGGCTGACCGGGTCCTCCCCCGCCTTCTCGACCACCAAGGCAGAGCGCCTGCTCGGCTGGCAGGCCAAGCGGAGCTGGCGTACCGAGCTCAAGGAAGTAGCCGAATGA
- a CDS encoding 5-dehydro-4-deoxyglucarate dehydratase: MNLSGVLFFPVTPFDAAGGLAEEVLAEHIRQGMEHGPGGVFAACGTGEFSALSEAEHERAVRVAAEVVAGRVPLFAGAGGPLGTALRQARAARDAGADGLLLMPPYLAQGPGHGFRAYVEAIAAELPVIVYQRGSVVLEPETVVELAGLPGVIGLKDGLGDIDRMQRTVLAVREAYPDFLFFNGLPTAELTMPAYRGIGVELYSSAVFAFAPEIAKAYLGGDERLLTEFYAPLVRLRAKVPGYAVALVKAGVRLRGLDAGPVRPPLVDVTGEHLAELEALIKSGLELVAS; encoded by the coding sequence ATGAATCTCAGCGGTGTGCTGTTCTTCCCCGTCACCCCCTTCGACGCCGCGGGCGGGCTCGCCGAGGAGGTGCTGGCCGAGCACATCAGGCAGGGCATGGAGCACGGGCCCGGCGGGGTGTTCGCCGCCTGCGGCACGGGCGAGTTCTCGGCGTTGTCGGAGGCCGAGCACGAGCGCGCGGTGCGGGTCGCGGCCGAGGTGGTGGCCGGGCGGGTGCCGCTGTTCGCGGGGGCGGGCGGCCCCCTGGGCACCGCGCTGCGCCAGGCCAGGGCCGCGCGGGACGCCGGGGCCGACGGGCTGCTGCTCATGCCGCCGTACCTGGCGCAGGGGCCCGGGCACGGCTTCCGCGCGTACGTGGAGGCGATCGCGGCCGAGCTGCCGGTGATCGTCTACCAGCGCGGCTCGGTGGTGCTGGAGCCGGAGACCGTGGTGGAGCTGGCCGGGCTGCCCGGCGTCATCGGGCTGAAGGACGGCCTCGGCGACATCGACCGCATGCAGCGCACGGTGCTCGCGGTGCGCGAGGCGTACCCGGACTTCCTGTTCTTCAACGGGCTGCCGACGGCCGAGCTGACCATGCCCGCCTACCGGGGCATCGGCGTGGAGCTGTACTCCAGCGCGGTGTTCGCGTTCGCGCCGGAGATCGCCAAGGCGTACCTGGGCGGCGACGAGCGGCTGCTCACCGAGTTCTACGCGCCGCTGGTGCGGCTGCGCGCCAAGGTGCCCGGCTACGCGGTCGCGCTGGTCAAGGCGGGGGTGCGGCTGCGCGGCCTGGACGCCGGCCCGGTCCGGCCGCCGCTCGTGGACGTCACCGGCGAGCACCTGGCGGAGCTGGAGGCGCTGATCAAGAGCGGGCTGGAACTGGTGGCGTCGTGA
- a CDS encoding mandelate racemase/muconate lactonizing enzyme family protein — MIADLRTELRTAPLPRPWGADVPANHVIVTHVTLKDGRTGTGFAWTPQIGAHAVRALLDHDLREALIGLDPHPEPVWDRLWRHLREAGPGGITTIALAGVDLALWDLRCGEAALPDVLGRRRAEVPTYGSGVNLHYSLEELVEQAGRWTAAGHRGVKIKVGRPDLAEDVERVAAVREVIGPDRLLMIDANQRWDLHRARRALAALRAFDLHWIEEPLPADDVAAHVELRRSTDVPIAVGENVYTTYGFRDLLAAGACDVVQPNVVRVGGITPFLRIAELARTYDVPVYPHLLSEVSGQLALALPLPAMVEDVEDASFAALGLLREPYPVEASGGVLRSGGHAGLGLRWS; from the coding sequence GTGATCGCGGACCTGCGCACGGAGCTGCGCACCGCCCCGCTGCCCCGCCCCTGGGGCGCGGACGTGCCGGCCAACCACGTGATCGTCACCCACGTCACGCTCAAGGACGGCCGCACCGGCACCGGCTTCGCCTGGACCCCGCAGATCGGCGCGCACGCCGTGCGGGCACTGCTCGACCACGACCTGCGCGAGGCGCTGATCGGCCTCGACCCGCACCCCGAGCCGGTGTGGGACCGGCTGTGGCGGCACCTGCGCGAGGCCGGCCCCGGCGGGATCACCACGATCGCGCTGGCCGGCGTCGACCTCGCCCTGTGGGACCTGCGCTGCGGCGAGGCCGCCCTGCCCGACGTGCTCGGCCGCCGCCGCGCGGAGGTCCCGACCTACGGCAGCGGCGTCAACCTGCACTACTCCCTGGAGGAGCTGGTCGAGCAGGCCGGGCGCTGGACGGCGGCCGGCCACCGCGGCGTCAAGATCAAGGTGGGCCGCCCCGACCTGGCCGAGGACGTCGAGCGGGTCGCCGCGGTCCGCGAGGTCATCGGCCCCGACCGGCTGCTGATGATCGACGCCAACCAGCGCTGGGACCTGCACCGCGCCCGCCGCGCCCTCGCCGCGCTGCGCGCCTTCGACCTCCACTGGATCGAGGAGCCGCTGCCCGCCGACGACGTCGCCGCGCACGTGGAGCTGCGCCGCTCCACCGACGTGCCGATCGCGGTGGGCGAGAACGTCTACACGACCTACGGCTTCCGCGACCTGCTCGCCGCCGGGGCGTGCGACGTGGTGCAGCCGAACGTGGTCCGGGTCGGCGGCATCACGCCGTTCCTGCGGATCGCCGAGCTGGCCAGGACCTACGACGTGCCGGTCTACCCGCACCTGCTCAGCGAGGTCTCCGGGCAGCTCGCGCTGGCCCTGCCGCTGCCGGCCATGGTGGAGGACGTCGAGGACGCCTCCTTCGCCGCGCTCGGGCTGCTGCGGGAGCCGTACCCGGTGGAGGCGTCCGGCGGGGTGCTGCGCTCGGGCGGGCACGCCGGGCTGGGACTGAGGTGGTCATGA